One Phoenix dactylifera cultivar Barhee BC4 chromosome 8, palm_55x_up_171113_PBpolish2nd_filt_p, whole genome shotgun sequence genomic window carries:
- the LOC103705585 gene encoding ABSCISIC ACID-INSENSITIVE 5-like protein 2 encodes MGLRTMVSPNGGQGLQCPPPFLKQGSVYNLTLDEVPCHLPELGEPLNAMNLDQPLNSVMTMEQQIHAPSSSSLSSTSIPRLLPRNYNMNFILCNTNVDGAWQEIIQQQEQGSAEGPATIGETTLEDSQALFSVDSLQQDEWLPYQLASAQQQQQQQQQQQQQHMDVLGSGLSVLGNSVSNAGFNENQQMGLPMGSMMMARPTSSDSQTATEAYGPDEIVDRNIERRQKRMIKNRESAARSRARKQAYLHQLEEEVRQLSNTIKRLKKQKEEEMLLRSSTPLEPRYQLRRTSSAPV; translated from the exons ATGGGGCTCAGAACCATGGTTTCCCCCAATGGAGGTCAAGGACTTCAATGCCCACCCCCTTTCTTGAAGCAAGGTTCAGTGTACAACCTCACCCTTGATGAGGttccatgccaccttccagaacTTGGTGAGCCATTGAATGCTATGAACTTAGACCAGCCGTTGAATTCAGTTATGACAATGGAGCAGCAGATTCATGCCCCATCTTCGTCGTCGCTGTCGTCCACCAGCATTCCCCGACTTCTGCCTCGAAATTATAACATGAACTTTATTCTTTGCAACACGAATGTTGATGGGGCATGGCAAGAGATCATCCAACAACAAGAGCAAGGCAGTGCCGAGGGTCCTGCAACAATTGGAGAGACTACACTTGAGGACTCGCAGGCTTTGTTTTCAGTTGATTCACTACAGCAAGACGAGTGGCTGCCATACCAATTGGCTTCTGCTCAacagcagcaacagcagcagcagcagcagcagcagcagcatatGGATGTACTTGGCTCAGGCTTGTCAGTATTAGGGAATTCAGTATCTAATGCAGGGTTCAATGAGAACCAACAAATGGGGCTTCCAATGGGGTCGATGATGATGGCGAGACCTACCTCATCGGATTCGCAAACAGCTACAGAGGCGTATGGGCCTGATGAGATCGTTGATAGGAATATTGAGAGGAGGCAGAAGAGGATGATAAAAAATCGAGAGTCAGCAGCCAGGTCAAGAGCAAGGAAACAG GCTTATCTACACCAGTTAGAAGAAGAGGTGAGGCAATTGAGTAACACAATTAAGCGGCTCAAGAAGCAGAAG GAAGAAGAGATGCTATTGCGTTCAAGTACACCTTTAGAGCCAAGATACCAACTACGGCGAACTAGCTCTGCACCAGTCTAA
- the LOC103705557 gene encoding zinc finger BED domain-containing protein RICESLEEPER 2-like isoform X1, whose translation MLESALEFKPMFPVYKERDSNYKWLPSEEDWIRATEVSKFLEVFNEATEVFSGRQYPISNLFLKEIWRVKKKLNDMSFDTRDFVMRMARRMYEKIEKYWGDCNLLMAIGGRVLDQYRSSLKPETVQALICTGEWLRHELGLVQSSNVDEEFMRWNKESTKTGLIVIAFVQGVIKLLRCTSACASYSCSECTPKSMQLQTVSLQFCPAGASCG comes from the exons ATGCTAGAGTCAGCACTGGAGTTCAAACCGATGTTTCCAGTGTACAAGGAAAGAGACTCTAACTATAAATGGTTGCCATCCGAGGAGGACTGGATACGAGCTACAgaagtttcaaaatttttagaagtttttaatgaagccacAGAAGTGTTCTCAGGACGTCAATATCCAATTTCAAATTTATTCCTTAAAGAAATTtggagagtgaagaagaaattaaatgatatgtccttcgATACTAGAGATTTTGTCATGCGCATGGCTCGAAGAATGTATGAAAAAATTGAGAAGTATTGGGGAGACTGTAACTTACTAATGGCAATTGGAGGTAGAGTGCTTGATCAATATCGTAGCTCTTTGAAGCCTGAGACTGTACAAGCTTTGATTTGTACTGGAGAATGGTTGCGTCATGAGCTTGGATTGGTGCAGTCATCAAAT GTTGATGAAGAGTTTATGCGATGGAACAAAGAGTCTACAAAAACTG GTTTGATTGTCATTGCCTTTGTGCAAGGTGTCATAAAACTTCTACGTTGCACAAGTGCATGTGCGTCATATTCTTGCTCAGAATGCACTCCGAAAAGTATGCAGCTGCAAACTGTAAG TTTACAATTTTGTCCTGCAGGTGCTAGTTGTGGCTAA
- the LOC103705557 gene encoding zinc finger BED domain-containing protein RICESLEEPER 2-like isoform X2 — protein MLESALEFKPMFPVYKERDSNYKWLPSEEDWIRATEVSKFLEVFNEATEVFSGRQYPISNLFLKEIWRVKKKLNDMSFDTRDFVMRMARRMYEKIEKYWGDCNLLMAIGGRVLDQYRSSLKPETVQALICTGEWLRHELGLVQSSNVDEEFMRWNKESTKTGLIVIAFVQGVIKLLRCTSACASYSCSECTPKSMQLQTVRC, from the exons ATGCTAGAGTCAGCACTGGAGTTCAAACCGATGTTTCCAGTGTACAAGGAAAGAGACTCTAACTATAAATGGTTGCCATCCGAGGAGGACTGGATACGAGCTACAgaagtttcaaaatttttagaagtttttaatgaagccacAGAAGTGTTCTCAGGACGTCAATATCCAATTTCAAATTTATTCCTTAAAGAAATTtggagagtgaagaagaaattaaatgatatgtccttcgATACTAGAGATTTTGTCATGCGCATGGCTCGAAGAATGTATGAAAAAATTGAGAAGTATTGGGGAGACTGTAACTTACTAATGGCAATTGGAGGTAGAGTGCTTGATCAATATCGTAGCTCTTTGAAGCCTGAGACTGTACAAGCTTTGATTTGTACTGGAGAATGGTTGCGTCATGAGCTTGGATTGGTGCAGTCATCAAAT GTTGATGAAGAGTTTATGCGATGGAACAAAGAGTCTACAAAAACTG GTTTGATTGTCATTGCCTTTGTGCAAGGTGTCATAAAACTTCTACGTTGCACAAGTGCATGTGCGTCATATTCTTGCTCAGAATGCACTCCGAAAAGTATGCAGCTGCAAACTGTAAG GTGCTAG
- the LOC103705557 gene encoding zinc finger BED domain-containing protein RICESLEEPER 2-like isoform X3, which yields MFPVYKERDSNYKWLPSEEDWIRATEVSKFLEVFNEATEVFSGRQYPISNLFLKEIWRVKKKLNDMSFDTRDFVMRMARRMYEKIEKYWGDCNLLMAIGGRVLDQYRSSLKPETVQALICTGEWLRHELGLVQSSNVDEEFMRWNKESTKTGLIVIAFVQGVIKLLRCTSACASYSCSECTPKSMQLQTVSLQFCPAGASCG from the exons ATGTTTCCAGTGTACAAGGAAAGAGACTCTAACTATAAATGGTTGCCATCCGAGGAGGACTGGATACGAGCTACAgaagtttcaaaatttttagaagtttttaatgaagccacAGAAGTGTTCTCAGGACGTCAATATCCAATTTCAAATTTATTCCTTAAAGAAATTtggagagtgaagaagaaattaaatgatatgtccttcgATACTAGAGATTTTGTCATGCGCATGGCTCGAAGAATGTATGAAAAAATTGAGAAGTATTGGGGAGACTGTAACTTACTAATGGCAATTGGAGGTAGAGTGCTTGATCAATATCGTAGCTCTTTGAAGCCTGAGACTGTACAAGCTTTGATTTGTACTGGAGAATGGTTGCGTCATGAGCTTGGATTGGTGCAGTCATCAAAT GTTGATGAAGAGTTTATGCGATGGAACAAAGAGTCTACAAAAACTG GTTTGATTGTCATTGCCTTTGTGCAAGGTGTCATAAAACTTCTACGTTGCACAAGTGCATGTGCGTCATATTCTTGCTCAGAATGCACTCCGAAAAGTATGCAGCTGCAAACTGTAAG TTTACAATTTTGTCCTGCAGGTGCTAGTTGTGGCTAA